AGAGCGGCGCCCACCTGATCCGGGAGCTTGAAGCGGCCTTGAATCTTAATCCCGCACATCTTTCCTGTTATATGCTCACGTTAGAACCGGGCACGGCAATGCATGCCATGTATGAACGGGATAAATTTTCACCCATGGCACAATCCGATCAAGTCGATCTGTTCTGTGTGGCTGCCAAATATCTAAAAGCCCGTGCATGGGATCATTATGAAGTATCCAATTTTGCAAAGCATACTTCTCTTCGTTCCGTGCACAACCGTGCATACTGGCAGATGGTGCCCTACCATGGATTCGGGCCGGCCGCCCATTCTTATGCTGTAGAATCCAAAGCAGATGGATCCATAGAATGTCAACGGTCATGGAATGCACCGGATCTGGATGGATACATCAAATTTTTGAAAACAGGCAACTTGCCTGCATCCGACAGTGAAACCCTTACCCTGGAACAGCGGCAGATGGAATATGTCATGGTGGGGCTGCGAACGTCTATGGGCCTTGATATCAGAACCGGGCAAAATCTGTGGCAAAACCGGTTTTTAACCGAGTTTCAACCCTTGATGGATAACCTTGAAGATAAAGGATTTGCCCGATTCCAGGATGCCGGGCAACGATTTGTTTTGACACTTGACGGATGGATGCGCCTGGACAGTATTGTTGCCTCTTTTGTTGAACGCATATGATGATCAGGTCAGTTTTTTCCTTAACTGCCGGTGGTCTTCAACCCGTATGGTCAGGTGTATGGCGTCAAAGTATTCAATCAGAGGGATGATATATTTTCTTGAAATGCCAATCATTTCTTTGAATTGGGGTGTGGTGATCTTTTCATTGGCTTTGAGAAATTCAATGAGTTTTGTTTCAAGATCACTGACAACATCGGCGTCAAAAAAAAGATCGTCTTTTGTTTTGACCACCTGTTTTTCATCAATGAGCATCCGCATTACATCCTTGCCTGTTTTCTGGTCTATCTCCAGGTCCTGGCATATGGTGCGGAAAAAGGGTGGGGTCAGGCCGGATTTTTTATAGATATCAGCAATTTTTTCTTTGATTTCATGCTGGTCTACCTGCAGGGCCACCTTGAATCCTGAAAGTTTCACAAGGTTTTTGTCCAGAACAATGAGGTTATCCTTTTCCAGGCGGTTAAACAGGATGTTGAAAAAACGGGCATCATCCACATATTGAAATTTGGATTTCAACTCCTGGGCGGGCATGCCTTCTTTTAGGGGGTTTTCCTGGTGGTAGGCGGTCAGCCGTTCCAGTACTTTTTCCTTAAATTCATCAAAAACAGAGCCGTGGACATAGATCTGCTTCTCCTTGTCCGTGAGGACTGCTTCCTGTTGTGCAAGCATCTTCTGCAAGGCGGCTGCCAGTTTTTTATCCGGCACATTGGTCATGACCCGCAACTCATTTATGGTCAGCCCGGAATATCCTTTGATGGATAGAAAAAAGGCAATGGTTTTTTCATCATCCTGTTCAACAAGATCGGCAAGTCCTTCAATGATGGCCTTGTCCTTAAGCTTGTATTTCTGGGACACCGGGTTGAGGATGGCACCGCCCCCGATGGTTCTGACAGGGGAATAGGATCGGATAACATATCTGTCATCCTTGATACAGCAGACCGGGGATTCCAGGCGGAACTGAACCGGTGCCGTCTCCCCGGGCAAAAGTGTTTCCCTGTCCAGCAGGACCATATAGCCGAGTATTTCACTTGTGCCTGAATGAAACCGTACCCGTGTCCGGGCCTTGGCAGGCTTGGCATTGCTTTTCAGGTAATGGAACTGTGCATCCACCATATAGCTTTCGATCAAAGCCCCCGGCGTGGAGAGTACATCGCCTCTGAATACGGCTTCCCGGTCAAGACCCTGGAAATTGATGGCTGTCCGGGTACCGGCCACGGCAGTCTCCACCGAACTGGAATGCACCTGCAGCCCCCGTACCTTTGATGTGATTTTTCTTGGAAACACCATGATATCCTGGCCCACACTCACCTGGCCTGAAATCAGGGTCCCGGTGATGACCGTACCGAACCCTTTCATGGAAAATACCCGGTCCACGGGCAGCCGGAAAATGGAAGAAAATTTCCTGGGCGGGATTTGTGTGCATATCTGTTCAAGGGTGGTTAAAAAGTCGTCCAGCCCCTGGCCTGTGGCAGAAGATACAGGTACGATGGGCTTATCTTCAAGGAAGGTGTCCAAAATAAAATCCTGGATATCGTCCATGGCCAGTTCCAGCAGGTCTTCATCCACAAGATCTGTTTTGGTCAGGGCGATCATGCCGTGGCTGATGCCCATGAGATTGCAGATCTCCATGTGCTCCCGGGTTTGGGGCATGACGCCTTCATCTGCCGCAATGACCATGACCACCACATCGATGCCCGAAGATCCGGCCACCATGTTTTTCACAAATTTTTCATGACCGGGCATATCCACGATGCCGACGTGCTGCCCGTTGGGAAGATCCAGGGAGGCAAACCCGAGTTCTATGGTGATGCCGCGTTCTTTTTCTTCTTTGAGACGATCCGTTTCAATGCCTGTCAATGCCTTGATCAGGCTGGTTTTTCCATGATCAATGTGTCCTGCTGTTCCCAGAATTATATTGTCCACAAATGCCTGCCTGTTACCCTTTTAATTTTCTGTAATAGCTCATGCCATATGCCAGGGCCACAAGAACGATGCCTGTGGCAACACCATGGTATATGCCCCAATCCGGCTTGAACAACCGGGTAAGGATGATTCCGAATGCCAGGCCCAGAATCAAACGTATGGTAAAAATAATCAGTGTATTCATATTCATCTTATGTTAATCGCCCTGTTACGTGTTTTTATCACTCGATGTCAAATCTTTGTTAATCTGCCCAACTTCAGCTTTGGAAAAATTTTTAATCCTCAAAATATATTGTATATTCCTCCGGTTAAAAATTGTTTGCGCCTTGAATTTGAACAAATTCCCTAAAAATTTGATTATCGAGTATCAGTAACTAACCAAAGTATTGATAATAATCAAAGGGGCAGGGCAGGTCAATGCCAATGTGAAACTCAAAAATTTATCAATAATGCAAAAAATGCTTGAAAAAGAAAAACAGTTCTGATAGTTATGCAGAGTTTTTTCGTGGTGGGTGTAGCTCAGTTGGTAGAGCACCAGGTTGTGGCCCTGGTTGCCGCCGGTTCAATCCCGGTCACTCACCCCATAAAGATTATAAAAGCAGCCTGTCGGCTGCTTTTTTTTATTGGTGAAAGCCTAAGGCCATTTATGGTTTATATGTTGTGGAATGGATTAACGGCATGATGGTCGTCGGTTTTTTTATGAACGTTTATAATAACTTCTTTAACACCTTCGATATTTTCAGCAATAGTTCTTATTTCATTTCCCATGGAAGCTTCCGGGTCACCGATATTTACAACGCCGTCATCGGCCGTAACAATGCTTTTCGGGGATAATTTTACAAGAGCGGCATGGACTTTTGCGGCAAGAAGGGCATCATCAAGGATTTTTTCTGATTCGGGTGTAGTTTGAAAGTTGGGTTTTCGAACCGTCCCGCAGATCAGGTCTGCTGCATCCTCAACTGAGAGGCTTTTTATGTTGATGACCATATCATAAAGTTTACTGTCCCACGTATCAATTCCGTATAGTCTCAGGCCCCATTTTCTTCGCTCATCATCATCTTTTTTTAAAATATAACGTGCTTTTTCTTCGGAAATGTTTTCCCGCCTGACTTCTTCTTTCACACGTTCTTCTATATCGGATATGATCCTGATTTTCAGGACATTGGGAAGATCCGGCAAAAAATAATGACCCGCCAGGCCGTGATAAACTACATTGTCTTTGCGGATATGCTGCAGAAGTGATTTGCGGACATAACTTACATAGCGTTCCCTGCCGTGGGTGTATCTTTCAAGAACGGACGGTGCGTCATGAAGCGCCCTGACCAGTCTGATCTCTGGAATGTTAAATTCTTCAGATGCTTCCAGCAGAATATCACGGGAAATACATTCATACCCCAGTTCGGAGGCTACCTTTTCAGCAACTTCCTTTCCGCGACTGTAAGAACCTCTTGAGATGGTGATAACGGACATTGTAACCTCCTTCTTTTGGCAATGTTTTGATGGACTCAGGCCGTTTTTATTATTAATCAGGCAGTCCTGTGTAAAGAAAAAGCATTGAACACGTATCGGAAATCCGACCACAAAATTTTATATATATCATTTATCCTAAATGAAGGGGCTAAAAATTCAAGGTAAAAACCCCCGTTGCAAATCATAACAGCAGAGGTGTTTCCTGCAATGGTAGCATATTGTCCATGATATCAACATGTTTTTGAGAATTTGAATGTGTTTGTATTTCAGAATGAAACGGCCTTTTGTTATCACAAACCAGGCGATTGGCTGCTTTTGGATCGCTGTAAGCGCTTATGGACGAGCGGTAGAGAAGAAAATTAAGGGGTCTGCATGGGCTGGTATATAAAATGCTAATATGTTTTTTTATTTGATTTTTTATATTTGGTGTTTTCCATAAACTCCCATCACGGGTTTTTAAAAATAACATCCATGGGTGGCTGGATCTATCGACGTCAATGCTCAGTCCGCAACGGATGTTGTTAAAGATTCGTGTAGATTACACAGACTTTTTTAGAAAACAGAAAGGGGTAAGATGAAGCAGATACTGCTTGCCATTGACGGAAATGTTCCCTCCCGTCCCATTTTTAAATATGCTGCTGATCTGTGTATACATATCAGCGCCCGGCTGTGTATTCTTCAGTTTATAAAAAATAGAAAGGGCAGTTCGTTTAGCAAAGATTGTGCAAATTATCCGAAAAATATGGACGGTACAATCAGGGATATTCAAATAGGGGGTATTGATAGGTCCGGCCAGAAGGACAAACGCCTTGCCGGAATCTCCGGACCATTGAAAAAAATGCTTAGAACACCGAACTGTCCGGTGCCATATTCAGTCGCACTGAGTGCCGGCAGCCCTGAAAATGTTTTATCCGGGTACATTGATTCCCACCATGATATTGTTCTTGCCGTATTTGATCCATCCCATGACCATGCACCTGCATTTGCCCGGATCAAAGAACTGAAAGAAAGTTTGGGGGTTCCCCTGGTGGTAGTTGATCCCAGCGGCAACCAGAAAACACATTAAAGGAGTTGATTCTTTTAATACGTTAAGAAAGCCTGTGTTCAAAAATCATAGTACTTTCATTACAGTTGTTTGCCAATTCCAATACCCGTCGGTGGTGGGTGAAAAGCAGCACTTGAATGTTTGTTGATAATTGGGCCAGCACTTCCAGGCAGACACGGGTTCGATCATCGTCAAACCCGATAAGGATATCATCTACAACAAAGGGCATGGGCTCCTCCCTTTTTATATGCTGCTCAAGGGTCGCCAGGCGCAGGGCAAGATATAGTTGGTCCCGGGACCCTTCGCTCATGCCGGCTATGGCCACCTCGTGATTGTCCGGTCGTACCCCAAGCAGCATTGGCTTTCCTGACGAATCAAGTTCGTCTCTCAGGTGGGCATACGACCCCAATGTCAGCTTGGAAAATAATTCACCTGCTCTGCCTAACACAGGCGCCTGGTTTTGTTTTCTGTAGTTTTCTATCTGCTGTTCAAGGATGAGTGCACCGATCTGGAAACGCAGGTAGTGTTCAGCATATTGCGCTATGCCGGCCAAGTGCTCTTCAGTTTGTGCCGACAGGTTGGCTGCCAACGCACTGCCATCTTTCTCGTCGATTTCATTTTGGATGGTCTGTCGCTGATCGCGTAGGTTGTCTCTTTGAAGTTGAAGCTCTTTTAGTGCAATGGATATTTTTTCAATTTCACCGTCCAGGGCGTCGATGTCACAATGGTTCAATTCTTCTTCCAGTTGTTCAATGCTCAGGCCGTCACCATTGCGATTGAGCTCCTGTTCAAGTGCTTCAATACTTTTGCGCAGCGCTCGTTTATGGTTTGATTTTTCACAGGCGTCGGAAAGTGCATCAATCGTCTCGACCCTGGCTTGTTTTTGTAAATCGATAAGCTTTTCCTGTGAATGACGGATGGTAATGTTGGTCTCTTTGAGTTCCTGCATTTTTTCATCAAGTTGATCTTTGATTTTGATTAAACTTGCCCGGGCTTCACGCGCAGCATTCAGATCTCGATGTAACCGCGCTGCAATGGTCACTGCATCCTGTTCGTCTGTTATGAATTTAATATGCTCAGCAAATTCATGAACTTTGTTGTGAAAGTCCTGCTTTACCTTGTCCATACCGTAAATTCTTTTGCCCAGCGCTTCAGACTCATCAAATTTCTGGAAGAACAACACCAGATTGTCGAATGTTTCTATGGCAGTTTCCGGGTGCATATCGGGGTTGAGACTTAAACCGTCTATTGCTGTTCTCCACTCATCGGACCATGCCATTAAATCATTTTTAACCGTTTTGAGATCATCCTGGGTTCGTTTTAGACGCATTTGAGACTCTTTCAGGGATGACTCTATTTCGCGACGCTTGTCACGCGCGTCTTGTTCTTGTTCAAGTCGCTGTTCACACAATGAGAGCATGGCTTCAAGGCGCTTGTCTTGGGTTGTTTGCAGCGGATCAAATTGGGATATCTGATTTGAAATCAATTCCTTTAGTTGATCGTACGCGTCAGATAATTTTTTTTTATTGGCTGAAACAGCCTTTGCCGTTTGTATTTTTTCGATCACCCTTTCTGCTTTCAGCAGCCACTGTTTCATTTCCCGGGGGGTGCCGGCAATAATATTTAACGGCTTCCAAAGGTGACGCCACCTGATATTAAAATCAGCTTGCTCCTTTTTGAATTTTTCAACAACCCTGGACAGGTCATTGATTTGAGACGTAATGCCGGCAATTTTTGCTTCCATTTCCGCCCGTTTAACCACCTGATCTGCATTCATCCTCAGACGGTCTGATATATCATCGGCCTGCCGGATTTTTTTTTCATAAACCGATGGCAAATCTGACTTTTGTGAATATGTCAAAAGCGTGTCGCTGATATCCATTTGCCGGATATATTTTTGTTTTATTAGTTCCCATCCAAGATCTCGGTCTTTACGGCATGCCTCCAGGTCAGCGATCTGGGGGATATCTTCTTTTAAAAGCAGCGCGTTTAATTCCTGTTCAGTCTCTCTTTTTTCATATTCCAGTTCTTGTTTTTTACGAAATGCAGTTTTGGATTGTTCTAAGATCTCATCGTTTTCTTTTTCAAACCGGTCTATGGTCTCAAAAACCGGTAAAATCATAGACAGCAACGCGTCTGCACTGCCATGATAGTTGCCTAATCTATCAAATTCATTTTTCCAGGCCGCGTTTTCCTGTGCGGCCTGTAGTGTCACATCTTCCAGACGTTGTTCAATGTCTCCTGCTTTACGTGCCAGGACAATAGATGCTTTTAACTGCGTTAAGTCAATTTGACTTTGCGAAATATCTTCCAATCTATGTTTAAGTGCTTTTTGTTCGTACAGCAGATCATTTAGTGTGGCGTTTAATCCTGCCTGTTTTTGTACCAATAAGCTGTTTTTTTTAACCAATCCCAAGATCCATCTTTTATTGTTAAGAAGGGGCCTGAGTTCATCTGCGTCATCTAATCCCATGTCAGGCCGGATACCCTTTAACCGGTTTTCGGCCTCATTGCGCAACAATCGTCTTTTCCCATCCTGTCTGGGCCGGTCTTCAATTGTTTTTTCAACAGCACCAAGATTTTTGTAAAGCATCAGGATGGTATTTTCATTTTTAAGCAGATCTTCCCGGACACTCAAAGACATGGACTCTGTATTTAAGACGTTGATTTTGGCTTCCAGGCGTTCTTTTAAATTCAATGCATTTTGACGTGTGTCGGAGGCCGTCTTCTGCTGGTCTGCAAAATCGTGCGGCAGCAGCAGCACGGTGCCTAATTCTTCAATTTTTGTCAGATAGTTTCGACGTTGGGCCAGGGCGCCTTTAACACGATTGATTCTTTCCAGGCGGTTTTTTTGTTTATTTTTCTCACTAATCTTTTGTTCAATCGCGCTGATGTCGGTATTAAATTGTGATAGCTGTTGTTGCAGCGCTTTCCAGTTGGAAACGGGCAGGGTGGCTTCACGCATCCGTTTCTGGGTCTCTTTGTAATCTGAAATGGCTTTGTTTAATAGCGCCTTAGATCCCCGGGGTTTAAAGATATCCAACGCACTGTTCTGCATCTCCTCCAGAATTTTTCTAAGATTCGCAGTCCCCATAGCAGCACTGAATAACGCCTGGCCAAGATCCCCGGATTGCTCCAACAGTTCCTGACCACCGGCAATTAACCGGCCATGGTCAATACCCCACAGTTTAGTGAACAAAGGCTCATCAATGCCGGCAGGAAGAAAGCGTGTGAGCCGATCTTCATCTAAAGGCGCGTTGCTGCCGTACTCAAGCAGGGTGTCCTTGTTTCCTTTTCTCCTGATAAATTCAAATTTTTGACCGTTTAAAAGCTGTAATTCTCCGCCTATCCGCAGCGTTGGATTGGCATGAAGAAAGTTGTCTTTGCTCCGGGTTTGAATGCCGAAGAGCCAACCAATCAACGCCCTTAATGATGTACTTTTCCCGGCTTCGTTATCTCCGTAAATAATATGTAATCCCAAATCACCCTCGGACAGGTCCAAGGATTTTTTTGTAAAGTGGCCGAAAGCCATGAAGTCGAGGCGGTTAATTCTCATCGTTTCCCCTGGTTGAAAGCAGTCTGCCGATCAGCATTTTTTTGGCTTCCCTGGTGATTCGTTTGATGGTTTGCTCATGGTTCAGATCTAAAATACTGTCAGGTCCAAATGCCTGTGGGGGCAGTTTTTGTCTAAGTTCTGCGATTTTGTCTTCAATACCTGCTATCTGATCAAGATTATCTGGTGTTGAAATGATTGACTTGAGTAGTTTTCCACGTGTATTGCCATCGGCCAATGTTGTGTCTAAATCATATTTTCCCTGGGTGTTGTTTTCAACGCGCTCAATCCAAAGTTGGTCTCCTGCGGTTTCAGCCCCAATCGCTTTGATCTGCTGTTCAAAACTTTCCGGAAAAGCGGCAAGTTGATCAGACAACTTTGTTGCCCCGATCAGTTTTAATCTCATGGCAAGGGGCCTGTTATCTGCCGATATCTGTTCTTGCGAAATGGCTTGTCTGATTATTTCCAGGATGTCCCGGCGGTCGCCAATATCGGTCAGATCAATCTGGGTTTGCGTCCATCGCAGGACATCTAAGGAAATTTTTTCAATGTCCTTTACGGTTTTGTCTTCAACGGTGACAAGAACACAACCTTTGGGGCCGGTCTCTTTAATATGGCGGCCTTGTATGCATCCGGGAAATACAACAAAAGGGTCTTTAGCAACGATCTCCTGTTTGTGGATATGGCCTAATGCCCAGTATTGATAACCCCTTGAAACAAGATCGTCCAGGGAACACGGCGCATAGTTGGCGTGTCCTTCACGGCCGTCAAGGCTGGTATGAAGCAGTCCTATATTGAACATGTCTTTTTGGGCACTACAAAATCCGGCTGCAAGGTTTTCGTCAACATGCCGTGTTTTGAAGCTTCGCCCATGAATGGCAACAGACAATTCTTCCAGCTTCACCGTTTCCATTTTTGCGGCAGAAAGAATTTTCATGTTTGAAGGCGTATCCAGGGCTTTGGTCATTCGATTCGCGGCGTCATGATTTCCTGCGACACAAAACACTTTTATATTGTGTTGATTTAAGCGCCCCATTTGCCGGCTTAAAAAAATTCCTGTGCTGTAGTCTTTCCAGTCTCCGTCATAAAGATCGCCGGCTAAAAGTACAAAAGCCACCTTTTCTTCTATGGCAAGGTCCACCAGATTTTGAAAGGCTCTTCTGCACGCGTCTCTGATGGCATCAACAGGGGCGGACTCATATCGTGACAACCCGCGCAATGGACTGTCTAAATGAATATCGGCTGCGTGAATGAATTTAAACATTTTAGACCTTTTATTTGTGAAGAAAAAGTTAACCCAGACGTTGCATATCAATATGGCTGTAGTGTGTAAAGAAAATTATTGATGAGCCCAACCGCACCATTTTTGAGGCGGTTAGGCTCATCCGAAAGGGATCAGCACTCTGGTCGGATATGAACACAAAATGCAGCCGGTTTATAAGAATAGTCTAATGGTGCGAAAAGTTGATTTCACAACGATCATCAAGTTTTGCATTAAAAAAATAGAAAGCCAGCACTATGAATGGAATTGCAACAATAAAGCCGATAAGGGGCAACAATGTAAAGCCAATGGCGATGAATCCAAGGGCACCAATAAGGAAAACGACAGTCAGCATGATTTTGAAACTTCTTTGTGGGAGACATTTTAGTGATTTCATGATCTCCTCCTTCTCCCGTTTAACATGTTATTGGAATTGTTCAACGGGATTTTTGCATTTAACGGCTGCTGAATTTTTGAGGGCGGGGCGAGCCGTCTTGATTATAGAATAAAGAATTTGGACAAAAAAAACAAGGTGGTGCTTACTTGCACAATGATTCTCGAGACAAAAATATCAACTTCGATTTTCACTGAATTTTGTGTTCCTTTGTCTTTAGAGGCACAAAAATACGCAGAGCGCATTGTTGTGAGAATGGCCGAAAATTCGGCTGACCATATCCGTGATGCTTGCGGTAGACGTCTCCCCATTTTTTGGGAGGGAATAGCTTATCCAGGGAGTGGGAATCGAAAAATGTTCATGGATGTGGGGGATGATAGTGTGTGTGAAGGGCGAACTGCTTAGGGAAAAGGAAAGGGCTTTTGGCAAAACACCAAAAGCCCTTGAATTACTTAATTAACCAAAGATTTTTTCCAGATCGGGGATG
This window of the uncultured Desulfobacter sp. genome carries:
- the hemW gene encoding radical SAM family heme chaperone HemW, yielding MIKSEHLYIHIPFCIKKCRYCDFFSTTHVSLIPDYVTALVQEIRLRSQLNVSQPKGNAATVYFGGGTPSLLEPRDLENILQALDNAFGLCRKTEITLEANPGTLDEIRVKSFQRLGINRVSLGVQSFDPGQLSLLGRIHSADDTVNAVEKVRACGIDNISLDLIYGLPGQSGAHLIRELEAALNLNPAHLSCYMLTLEPGTAMHAMYERDKFSPMAQSDQVDLFCVAAKYLKARAWDHYEVSNFAKHTSLRSVHNRAYWQMVPYHGFGPAAHSYAVESKADGSIECQRSWNAPDLDGYIKFLKTGNLPASDSETLTLEQRQMEYVMVGLRTSMGLDIRTGQNLWQNRFLTEFQPLMDNLEDKGFARFQDAGQRFVLTLDGWMRLDSIVASFVERI
- the selB gene encoding selenocysteine-specific translation elongation factor; amino-acid sequence: MDNIILGTAGHIDHGKTSLIKALTGIETDRLKEEKERGITIELGFASLDLPNGQHVGIVDMPGHEKFVKNMVAGSSGIDVVVMVIAADEGVMPQTREHMEICNLMGISHGMIALTKTDLVDEDLLELAMDDIQDFILDTFLEDKPIVPVSSATGQGLDDFLTTLEQICTQIPPRKFSSIFRLPVDRVFSMKGFGTVITGTLISGQVSVGQDIMVFPRKITSKVRGLQVHSSSVETAVAGTRTAINFQGLDREAVFRGDVLSTPGALIESYMVDAQFHYLKSNAKPAKARTRVRFHSGTSEILGYMVLLDRETLLPGETAPVQFRLESPVCCIKDDRYVIRSYSPVRTIGGGAILNPVSQKYKLKDKAIIEGLADLVEQDDEKTIAFFLSIKGYSGLTINELRVMTNVPDKKLAAALQKMLAQQEAVLTDKEKQIYVHGSVFDEFKEKVLERLTAYHQENPLKEGMPAQELKSKFQYVDDARFFNILFNRLEKDNLIVLDKNLVKLSGFKVALQVDQHEIKEKIADIYKKSGLTPPFFRTICQDLEIDQKTGKDVMRMLIDEKQVVKTKDDLFFDADVVSDLETKLIEFLKANEKITTPQFKEMIGISRKYIIPLIEYFDAIHLTIRVEDHRQLRKKLT
- a CDS encoding cytidylate kinase family protein, yielding MSVITISRGSYSRGKEVAEKVASELGYECISRDILLEASEEFNIPEIRLVRALHDAPSVLERYTHGRERYVSYVRKSLLQHIRKDNVVYHGLAGHYFLPDLPNVLKIRIISDIEERVKEEVRRENISEEKARYILKKDDDERRKWGLRLYGIDTWDSKLYDMVINIKSLSVEDAADLICGTVRKPNFQTTPESEKILDDALLAAKVHAALVKLSPKSIVTADDGVVNIGDPEASMGNEIRTIAENIEGVKEVIINVHKKTDDHHAVNPFHNI
- a CDS encoding AAA family ATPase is translated as MRINRLDFMAFGHFTKKSLDLSEGDLGLHIIYGDNEAGKSTSLRALIGWLFGIQTRSKDNFLHANPTLRIGGELQLLNGQKFEFIRRKGNKDTLLEYGSNAPLDEDRLTRFLPAGIDEPLFTKLWGIDHGRLIAGGQELLEQSGDLGQALFSAAMGTANLRKILEEMQNSALDIFKPRGSKALLNKAISDYKETQKRMREATLPVSNWKALQQQLSQFNTDISAIEQKISEKNKQKNRLERINRVKGALAQRRNYLTKIEELGTVLLLPHDFADQQKTASDTRQNALNLKERLEAKINVLNTESMSLSVREDLLKNENTILMLYKNLGAVEKTIEDRPRQDGKRRLLRNEAENRLKGIRPDMGLDDADELRPLLNNKRWILGLVKKNSLLVQKQAGLNATLNDLLYEQKALKHRLEDISQSQIDLTQLKASIVLARKAGDIEQRLEDVTLQAAQENAAWKNEFDRLGNYHGSADALLSMILPVFETIDRFEKENDEILEQSKTAFRKKQELEYEKRETEQELNALLLKEDIPQIADLEACRKDRDLGWELIKQKYIRQMDISDTLLTYSQKSDLPSVYEKKIRQADDISDRLRMNADQVVKRAEMEAKIAGITSQINDLSRVVEKFKKEQADFNIRWRHLWKPLNIIAGTPREMKQWLLKAERVIEKIQTAKAVSANKKKLSDAYDQLKELISNQISQFDPLQTTQDKRLEAMLSLCEQRLEQEQDARDKRREIESSLKESQMRLKRTQDDLKTVKNDLMAWSDEWRTAIDGLSLNPDMHPETAIETFDNLVLFFQKFDESEALGKRIYGMDKVKQDFHNKVHEFAEHIKFITDEQDAVTIAARLHRDLNAAREARASLIKIKDQLDEKMQELKETNITIRHSQEKLIDLQKQARVETIDALSDACEKSNHKRALRKSIEALEQELNRNGDGLSIEQLEEELNHCDIDALDGEIEKISIALKELQLQRDNLRDQRQTIQNEIDEKDGSALAANLSAQTEEHLAGIAQYAEHYLRFQIGALILEQQIENYRKQNQAPVLGRAGELFSKLTLGSYAHLRDELDSSGKPMLLGVRPDNHEVAIAGMSEGSRDQLYLALRLATLEQHIKREEPMPFVVDDILIGFDDDRTRVCLEVLAQLSTNIQVLLFTHHRRVLELANNCNESTMIFEHRLS
- a CDS encoding DNA repair exonuclease; translated protein: MFKFIHAADIHLDSPLRGLSRYESAPVDAIRDACRRAFQNLVDLAIEEKVAFVLLAGDLYDGDWKDYSTGIFLSRQMGRLNQHNIKVFCVAGNHDAANRMTKALDTPSNMKILSAAKMETVKLEELSVAIHGRSFKTRHVDENLAAGFCSAQKDMFNIGLLHTSLDGREGHANYAPCSLDDLVSRGYQYWALGHIHKQEIVAKDPFVVFPGCIQGRHIKETGPKGCVLVTVEDKTVKDIEKISLDVLRWTQTQIDLTDIGDRRDILEIIRQAISQEQISADNRPLAMRLKLIGATKLSDQLAAFPESFEQQIKAIGAETAGDQLWIERVENNTQGKYDLDTTLADGNTRGKLLKSIISTPDNLDQIAGIEDKIAELRQKLPPQAFGPDSILDLNHEQTIKRITREAKKMLIGRLLSTRGNDEN